The Chitiniphilus purpureus sequence GCCAGCCCGACGCCGACACCCAACCCAAGCTCGCCCACGCCATCGCCAACCCCGCCATCGTCCACACCATCGTCCCCGGTGCCTTCTCCAGCACCCGCACCCACGCCAGCCTCTCCAACGCCCAGCACTACACCGACGCCGAGCACTACACCGACGCCGAGCAGCACCGCCTGCTACACCGGCTGGGAATCGAGCAAGGTATACACCGCAGGCAATCTCGTTTCCTACAGTGGCAACAACTATCGCGCCAAATACTGGACCCAGAACAACGTTCCGCCATGGTCCGATGCCTGGGAGAAACTGACCGCGTGCACTGGCTGGAGCTCGCCAACGCCGGTGCCAACCCCAACGCCGCCGTCTGGACCCACGCCGACACCGACACCGACACCGACACCGACACCGACACCGACACCGACACCGACACCGACACCGACACCTTCGGCCGGCAGTTGTACTGCCGCTGCCTATGCCACCGGCAAGACCTATCAGACCAACGACGTGGTACGCCATGTGGGCAAGGAGTTCAAATGCACCGTGGGTGGGTGGTGCACGCAAGGCGGGCCTTACGAGCCCGGGGTGGGCTGGGCCTGGACCAATGCCTGGAGTGTGGTACGGACCTGCTGATTGGCGGCGGCTTACCGCAGCCCGCGTTTCTCCATTAACATACGCCCCTTCGCGGGACGTTCGAGGCCGGCTGGAGGCAGGATTGCATGCACAATCCTGTCCGGACCGCGGCGCAAAGCGCCCTCTTCCCAGCGCCTCAAGCCGGCCGGATGGAACCTCCGGGCCTCCGCCGTGCCCCAAGCGCAGCTCGTGCATTGCTTTCAAAGGACACTGGCATGCGTTTCCATTTCCCCATCGTCATCATCGACGAGGACTTCCGTTCCGAGAACACCAGCGGCTCGGGCATCCGCGAACTGGCTGCGGCCATCCAGACCGAGGGCATGGAGGTGGTGGGCTACACCAGCTATGGCGACCTCACCTCGTTCGCGCAGCAACAAAGCCGTGCCGCCGGCTTCATCCTGTCGATCGATGACGAGGAGTTCGGCGCCGGCAGTCCCGAGGAAACGCAGCTTGCCCTGGCCAACCTGCGCACCTTCGTGGCGGAGATCCGCCGGCGCAATGTGGACATCCCGCTCTACATCTACGGCGAGACCCGCACGGCGCGCCATATCCCCAACGACATCCTGCGTGAGCTGCATGGTTTCATCCATATGCACGAGGACACGCCCGAGTTCGTCGCGCGCCATATCATCCGCGAGGCCAAGAGCTATCTGGACAGCCTTGCCCCGCCGTTTTTCCGGGCGCTGACGCACTATGCGCAGGATGGCTCGTACTCCTGGCACTGCCCGGGGCACTCCGGCGGCGTTGCTTTCCTGAAAAGCCCGGTGGGACAGATGTTCCACCAGTTCTTCGGCGAGAACATGCTGCGCGCCGACGTGTGCAATGCGGTCGACGAGCTGGGGCAGTTGCTCGATCACACCGGTCCGGTCGCGGCAAGCGAGCGCAACGCCGCGCGCATCTTCAATGCCGATCACCTGTTCTTCGTCACCAACGGCACGTCCACCTCGAACAAGATCGTCTGGCATTCGACGGTGGCACCGGGGGACATCGTGGTGGTGGACCGCAACTGCCACAAGTCCATCCTGCACGCGATCATGATGACGGGCGCCGTACCGGTGTTCCTGATGCCGACGCGCAACCACTACGGCATCATCGGCCCGATCCCGCGCTCGGAATTCGAGCCGGAGACCATCCGCCAGAAGATGCTGGCCAATCCGTTCTGCCGCGAGAAGCTGGAAAAAGACCCCGATACCAAGCCACGCGTGCTGACGATCACGCAATCGACTTACGACGGCGTCATGTACAACGTCGAGGAAATCAAGGGCCTGCTCGACGGCCATATCGAAACGCTGCATTTCGACGAAGCCTGGCTGCCGCATGCCGCGTTCCACGATTTCTATGGCGACTACCACGCCATCGGCGAAGGGCGGCCGCGTTGCGAAACCTCGATGGTGTTCTCCACCCAGTCCACGCACAAGCTTCTGGCCGGCATTTCACAGGCATCGCAGATCCTGGTGCAGGACGCCAAGCACACCAAGCTGGATCGGGACATCTTCAACGAAGCCTATCTGATGCACACCTCCACCAGCCCGCAGTACGCGATCATCGCCAGTTGCGATGTCGCTGCCGCGATGATGGAAGCCCCGGCGGGCACCGCGCTGGTGGAGGAATCGCTGACCGAAGCGCTGGACTTCCGACGCGCG is a genomic window containing:
- a CDS encoding arginine/lysine/ornithine decarboxylase, producing the protein MRFHFPIVIIDEDFRSENTSGSGIRELAAAIQTEGMEVVGYTSYGDLTSFAQQQSRAAGFILSIDDEEFGAGSPEETQLALANLRTFVAEIRRRNVDIPLYIYGETRTARHIPNDILRELHGFIHMHEDTPEFVARHIIREAKSYLDSLAPPFFRALTHYAQDGSYSWHCPGHSGGVAFLKSPVGQMFHQFFGENMLRADVCNAVDELGQLLDHTGPVAASERNAARIFNADHLFFVTNGTSTSNKIVWHSTVAPGDIVVVDRNCHKSILHAIMMTGAVPVFLMPTRNHYGIIGPIPRSEFEPETIRQKMLANPFCREKLEKDPDTKPRVLTITQSTYDGVMYNVEEIKGLLDGHIETLHFDEAWLPHAAFHDFYGDYHAIGEGRPRCETSMVFSTQSTHKLLAGISQASQILVQDAKHTKLDRDIFNEAYLMHTSTSPQYAIIASCDVAAAMMEAPAGTALVEESLTEALDFRRAMRKVDEEYGDDWWFRVWGPDDLTAEGLDHRDAWMLKAGENWHGFGDIAEGFNMLDPIKATILTPGLNVDGDFAETGIPAAIVSKYLAEHGVVIEKTGLYSFFIMFTIGITKGRWNTLLTALQQFKDDYDKNAPLWRILPEFVNQFPQYERIGLKDLCQEIHGIYKARDVARLTTEMYLSNMTPAMKPAKAFSKMAHREIDRVPIDELEGRITAVMFTPYPPGIPLLIPGEVFNATIVDYLRFVREFNARFPGFETYIHGLVAERVQGEFRYFVDCVRPEQD
- a CDS encoding carbohydrate-binding protein — protein: MQQRRSQGFSLIEVLIATSVLGVAAIGLVRYQGTVIRATTMSSERNEAVLLAQTELESARARKLSNLALTTGSRTVAGRTATYTVNVALSGPVGAGPKPYNNLQVSVSWQEASGDTQYVVLQTSMRNDSALVTVPGSSGATPSPASPTPTPNPSSPTPSPTPPSSTPSSPVPSPAPAPTPASPTPSTTPTPSTTPTPSSTACYTGWESSKVYTAGNLVSYSGNNYRAKYWTQNNVPPWSDAWEKLTACTGWSSPTPVPTPTPPSGPTPTPTPTPTPTPTPTPTPTPTPTPSAGSCTAAAYATGKTYQTNDVVRHVGKEFKCTVGGWCTQGGPYEPGVGWAWTNAWSVVRTC